Genomic window (Chryseobacterium sp. H1D6B):
CGGTATTGGCCTTGACCTTAAAAACTGGGTGAAAAAACTTGATGAGAATGGACAGCCTATTCGTAACGAAGCTGGAGAACCTATTCTTGAACAGGCTTATTCAGTGGCTACAGGAACTGTTCTTACTATCAATACAAAAACAAAAAAATTATATAATGGCGACCAGGAACTGATTGACATTGCTAAGGCATTCACTCCTCAGAAAATGGAATTCATTAAAGCTGGCGGATCATATGCTATTGTATTCGGTAAAAAATTACAAACATTCGCAGCCAAACTTTTAGGAATAGAAACTCCTCTTGTTTTCGCTCCGTCAAAAGAAATTTCTCACGAAGGACAAGGTCTTACCGCAGTAGAAAAAATATTCAACAGAAATGCAGTTGGAACAACTCCAGGAAAAGTATTACACGCTGGTTCTGATGTACGTGTAGAAGTAAACATCGTTGGATCTCAGGATACAACAGGTCTTATGACTTCTCAGGAACTGGAATCAATGGCGGCAACTGTAATTTCACCAATTGTTGACGGTGCTTACCAATCAGGTTGTCACACAGCTTCAGTATGGGATAAAAAAGCGCAGGCTAATATTCCTAAATTAATGAAATTTATGAACGATTTCGGTTTGATCACAGCCCGTGACCCGAAAGGTGAATACCACGCTATGACAGATGTTATTCACAAAGTTCTTAACGATATAACGATAGACGAGTGGGCGATCATTATTGGCGGCGACTCTCACACAAGAATGTCTAAAGGGGTTGCTTTTGGAGCAGACTCAGGGACTGTTGCTCTTGCATTAGCTACGGGTGAAGCATCTATGCCCATTCCGGAATCCGTAAAAGTAACTTTCAAAGGAGATATGAAGGAACACATGGATTTCCGTGATGTTGTTCATGCAACACAGGCTCAAATGCTGAAGCAGTTCGGTGGAGAAAACGTATTCCAGGGAAGAATCATTGAGGTTCACATCGGAACACTTCCTGCTGACCAGGCATTCACATTTACAGATTGGACTGCAGAAATGAAGGCAAAAGCTTCTATCAATATTTCTGAAGATAATACTTTAATCGAGTCATTGGAAATTGCAAAAGGCAGAATCCAGATCATGATCGACAAGGGTATGGATAATCATAACCAAGTTCTTCAGGGATTAATCAACAAAGCAGATAAAAGAATCGCTGAGATCAGATCTGGTGAAAAACCAGCTTTAACTCCAGATGCGAATGCTAAATATTATGCAGAAGTAGTTGTTGATCTTGATATCATCGTAGAGCCTATGATTGCTGATCCGGATGTAAACAATGATGATGTTTCTAAAAGATATACTCATGATACAATCAGAACGCTTTCTTATTATGGAGGAGAGAAAAAAGTAGATCTTGGTTTTGTTGGATCATGTATGGTTCACAAAGGAGACTTGAAAATTGTTTCTCAAATGCTTAGAAATATTGAAAAGCAGCAAGGAAAAGTAGAATTCAACGCTCCTCTTGTAGTAGCCGCTCCAACATATAACATCATTGATGAGTTAAAAGCTGAAGGAGACTGGGAATTCTTAGAAAAATATTCCGGATTCGAATTTGATGATAATGCTCCTAAAGGCGAAGCACGGGTTGAATACAAAAACATGATGTATCTTGAGCGTCCCGGCTGTAACCTTTGTATGGGTAACCAAGAGAAAGCAGCTAAAGGAGACACGGTATTAGCTACTTCTACCCGTCTTTTCCAAGGAAGAGTAGTTGAAGATTCTGAACGTAAAAAAGGAGAATCTTTATTAGCCTCAACACCAGTTGTTGTCTTATCTGCCATCATTGGAAGAATTCCTAATATTGAAGAATATAAAGCTGCCGTTGAAGGAATTGACTTGACTAAATTCGCTCCACCTATTAAAGAGTTAGTTCAGGTTGGTCATTAATAGACGTTGACAACAAGTCTTAAGACTATTTAAAAATTATATAATTGAAAGATTTTGGTCCTGCGGGATTCAAAATCTTTCATTTTTTGTTTAGAATATTTCCATTTTAGATTAATTAGGAATTATTTTAAATAAAATATAGAAAAGAAATTCTATTTTTTCTTAACTTGATAGAAATAAAATATCCTCATTATTTATTACAATTATCCTTTTTATACACCGAAGGAACAGAATTTGATGGGTTATAGTAACATAATAATATTTCCTGTTTTTATACTAAGTTAATGACGGAAGTTTATTTGAAAAAAAGAAAAATTAAATTAAGATATGACTTTTGATATTGATATGATCAAAAAAGTATACGAGCGTTACCCAGAAAGAATTGCTGCGGCAAGACAGATCGTGGGGAAACCTCTTACACTTTCAGAAAAAATCCTTTACACCCACTTGTGGGAAGGGAATGCTACATCAGCACATGAAAGAGGAAACTCTTATGTAGATTTCGCACCAGACAGAGTAGCAATGCAGGATGCAACTGCGCAGATGGCGCTTTTACAATTTATGCAGGCGGGAAAAGCTAAAGTGGCTGTTCCTTCAACTGCTCACGCCGATCACTTGATTCAGGCGAGGGTAGGTGCAGAATCAGATTTACAGGAAGGTATTAATAAAAACTCTGAAGTATTCAGCTTCTTGAGTTCTGTTTGTGATAAATATGGAATCGGTTTCTGGAAGCCGGGAGCCGGTATTATTCACCAGGTTGTCCTAGAAAATTATGCATTCCCGGGAGGTATGATGATCGGAACTGACTCTCACACGGTGAACGCAGGAGGTTTAGGAATGGTTGCTATCGGAGTAGGTGGTGCTGATGCTGTAGACGTAATGGCTGGAATGGCTTGGGAACTTAAAATGCCTAAGCTTATCGGTGTAAAATTAACCGGTAAAATGTCTGGCTGGACTTCAGCAAAAGATGTGATCTTGAAAGTGGCAGGAATTCTTACCGTGAAAGGCGGAACAGGATGCATTGTAGAATATTTCGGAGAAGGTGCTCAATCTTTATCTGCAACAGGTAAAGGAACGATCTGTAACATGGGTGCAGAAATCGGAGCTACTACTTCTACTTTCGGATATGATGATTCCATGAGACGATATTTATCTTCTACAGGAAGACAGGATGTTGTAGATGCTGCTGATATAATTGCTGAACATTTAACGGGTGATGCTGAAGTGTATGCAAATCCTGAACAATATTTCGATCAGGTAATCGAGATCAATCTTTCTGAATTGGCTCCTCACCTGAACGGACCTTTCACTCCAGATTTAGCAACACCAGTTTCAGAATTTAAAGCTAAAGCTGAAGCAAACGGATGGCCTATCGAAGTAGAATGGGCATTGATCGGTTCTTGTACCAACTCATCTTACGAAGATTTATCAAGAGCAGCCTCCATTGTTGAGGATGCAGTAGCAAAAGGAGTTAAACCTAAAGCTATTTTAGGAATCAATCCTGGATCTGAGCAGGTGAAATTTACAGCAGAAAGAGATGGTTTCTTAGATTCTTTCAGAAAATTTGAAAACGCCAGAATCTTTACTAATGCCTGCGGACCTTGTATCGGACAGTGGGACAGAGAAGGCGCTGAAAAAGGGGAGAAAAACTCTATTATCCATTCTTTCAACAGAAACTTTGCAAAAAGAGCTGACGGTAACCCCAATACTCATGCATTCGTAGCTTCTCCTGAAATGGTAGCGGCTATCGCAATCTCTGGAAGATTAGACTTTAACCCTATCACAGATACATTAACCAATGAATCTGGAGAGCAGATAAAATTAAATGAGCCTCAAGGTTTTGAATTACCTGCAAAAGGCTTCGCAGTGGATGACAACGGATATCAGGCTCCATCTGAGGATGGATCTTCCGTAGTTGTAAAGGTAAGCCCTACTTCAGACAGACTTCAGTTATTAGAAGAATTCCCTGCTTGGGACGGTAAAAATATTCAAGGTGCTAAAGTTTTAATTAAAGCTTTCGGAAAATGTACCACAGACCATATTTCTATGGCTGGACCATGGCTGAAATACAGAGGCCACCTAGACAATATTTCAAACAATATGTTAATCGGAGCTGTAAATGCTTATAACATGGAAACAAATCATGTTAAAAACGAATTAACAGGTGAATATGGTGAAGTTCCTGCTGTACAAAGAGCTTACAAAGCTGCAGGAATTGCTACTATTGTTGTTGGAGATCAAAACTACGGGGAAGGCTCCTCAAGAGAGCACGCTGCAATGGAACCGAGACACCTGGGTGTAAAAGCAGTATTGGTAAAATCATTTGCAAGAATTCATGAAACTAACCTTAAAAAACAAGGGATGTTAGGATTAACATTTGCTAATGAAGCTGATTATGATAAAATTCAAGAAGATGACACGGTTAACTTCTTAGATCTAGATCAATTCGCTCCTGAGAAACAGCTTTCATTAGAGTTTGTACATGCTGACGGAACTAAAGACATCATCATGGCCAACCACACTTACAATGACCAGCAGATTGACTGGTTTAAAGCAGGCTCTGCTCTAAACTTAATCAAAAGACAAGAAAATTAATTGTTAGATTAATTTTATATCAAAAAAGCAGCTTCAATTGGAGCTGTTTTTTTATTTGAGTTTATTTAGAAAGTTCTCTCTGTACATTTCTCCTATCGGAATTTCCTGCTCCGAAAACAAAACTGCCTTTTTTGCGCCTAAACTTTTTATCTGGCTTAAATTGATGATAAATGATTTATGAACCCGGGCAAAAGACAATCCGGAAAGCTGAAGTTCTAAAGATTTTAAAGTATCTAAAACGATATATTCCTGCTGGGAGGTTTTAATATTCACATAATCTTTGATACTTTCGATGTAAAGAATGTCATCAAAATTAATACGGTGCTGCTGTCCGGAAGATTTCACAAAAAAATAGGAATCCTTTTTTTCTTCATTAAAAGAAAAACGTTCCTGAGCCTTTAAAGCACTTTTATAAAACCTTTCAAAGGAAACCGGCTTCAGCAGATAATCTACAATATTATGTTCGTATCCTTCTAAGGCATATTCAGAATAAGCCGTCGTTAAAATATATTTCTGTTTTCCCCCGACAATTTTCATAAAATTGATTCCTGTAAGTTCCGGCATCTGAATATCTAAAAAAACCAGATCTGACTCATTGTTTTGAATATATTCTAAGGCATCAATAGGGTTCTCAGAAGAAAAAACCAGTTCCAAAAAAGAAATTTTCTGCACATAATTTTCCAACAGCGAAATCGCTAAAGGTTCATCATCTACAATAATGCATTTTATTTTTCTCATTTTGAAAAATCAATATTCAAATGTACTGTAAATTCGGATTCGTTTTCTTCTATAGTTAATTCATGTTTTTTAGGATATAAAATTTCCAGTCTCTTTTTCACATTTCCAATTCCAATTCCTGAAACATTGTCTTTCTTCTTCTCTTTCTTAAAGTTATGAAGATAAAACTGCAGTTTTTCCTGATCATCAGAGATTTTTAATGTAAATCCCTTTCCTCTAAAGTCACCATGTTTAAAAGCATTTTCAACAAACGGAACCAGCAGCATCGGCGAAATACTCAGTTTAGGATAATGAATACTTTTTTCAACAATCAGAAGTTCTGGATTTTTAATTCTTAAGCTTTCCAAAGCAATCAGGCTTTCTAAGTATTCAATTTCTTTTTCCAATAAAATAAATTCTTTTTCCAAATCTTTGGTACTGTACCTCAGCAGACGGCTTAGTTCTTCAATGGCAGGCAGGGCTTTGTCTGAGTTCTGATATACCAGCGAATAAATATTATTTAAAGAATTGAAAATAAAGTGGGGGTTAATCTGAGTTTTTAAAGCTTGCAATTCTGCATTTTTCTTTTCAGTAATAAGCAATAATTTTTCGCTTTCATTCTGAGAAAATAATTTGAAAAGGCAGAAAACAGTACTCACAAAAATGGTCATAAAGCTAAAATAAATATTATCATAAAAATAAAAAGCCAGACTTGTACCTTCTGCATAATTTCTAAAGCCAAAAAATTTCGGAAGAAGAACTTCTTCTACAAAATAGCGTACCAATACAAAACATACTACACTGATAAAATATCCTATAACACTTTTAAAAATCTTATTAATATCAAAAAAGCGCGGCACTACCCAAAAGTAATTAAAATAAAAGCAGGTGAAACTGGTAATAAAAAAGGTAATATCAAACGCAAGTGAAGGCCTTTTAAAAAAAATAACCGGAACCAGAATTTCTTTAATAATATAAAAAGCCCAATAAAAAACATGCAGATAAATAAACTGTTTCTTTTTCATAACACAAAAATAGAATATCTGCCGCATTACCTATCTAATTTTCGATGAACCCCTGATTTTCTCCGATGAACATCTTTTAACCTGAATAATCTAAGGCTTCATCTAAACTCTATTTCACAAGATTTCCTGGAGGTCTACCTTTGAACCATCAAAACAACCTATAAATAACAATAGTTATGAAAACATTAATCTATAGCTTATTAGTATGCTTCTCAACTTTTATTACGGCACAGAAAAGACCGTCAGACTTTTTTAACAACCCTAAAACCAAAGTTCTGATTGTAGGATCATTTCATTTTGACTATCCTAATCTTGATGCTCACAAAACAGAAAAAAGTGAGCAGGTAGATGTTCTGGAACCTAAAACAGCTAAGGAAGTCACCGAACTTGTAGAATACATTAAAAAATTTAAGCCAACCAAAATAGCCATCGAGGCATGGCCAA
Coding sequences:
- a CDS encoding bifunctional aconitate hydratase 2/2-methylisocitrate dehydratase, translated to MNIYKDYIKEIEERKNQGLNPKPIDGAELLSEIIAQIKDSSNEYRSDSLQFFIYNTLPGTTSAAGVKAQFLKEIILGQSVVEEISPAYAFELLSHMKGGPSIKVLLDLALGSDISIAKEAANVLKTQVFLYDADTNRLKEAFQSGNEIAKEIIESYAQAEFFTKLPEVAEEVKVVTFIAGEGDISTDLLSPGNQAHSRSDRELHGKCMITPQAQEEIKALQAQHPDASVMLIAEKGTMGVGSSRMSGVNNVALWTGKQASPYIPFVNIAPIVGGTNGISPIFLTTVDVTGGIGLDLKNWVKKLDENGQPIRNEAGEPILEQAYSVATGTVLTINTKTKKLYNGDQELIDIAKAFTPQKMEFIKAGGSYAIVFGKKLQTFAAKLLGIETPLVFAPSKEISHEGQGLTAVEKIFNRNAVGTTPGKVLHAGSDVRVEVNIVGSQDTTGLMTSQELESMAATVISPIVDGAYQSGCHTASVWDKKAQANIPKLMKFMNDFGLITARDPKGEYHAMTDVIHKVLNDITIDEWAIIIGGDSHTRMSKGVAFGADSGTVALALATGEASMPIPESVKVTFKGDMKEHMDFRDVVHATQAQMLKQFGGENVFQGRIIEVHIGTLPADQAFTFTDWTAEMKAKASINISEDNTLIESLEIAKGRIQIMIDKGMDNHNQVLQGLINKADKRIAEIRSGEKPALTPDANAKYYAEVVVDLDIIVEPMIADPDVNNDDVSKRYTHDTIRTLSYYGGEKKVDLGFVGSCMVHKGDLKIVSQMLRNIEKQQGKVEFNAPLVVAAPTYNIIDELKAEGDWEFLEKYSGFEFDDNAPKGEARVEYKNMMYLERPGCNLCMGNQEKAAKGDTVLATSTRLFQGRVVEDSERKKGESLLASTPVVVLSAIIGRIPNIEEYKAAVEGIDLTKFAPPIKELVQVGH
- a CDS encoding aconitate hydratase, encoding MTFDIDMIKKVYERYPERIAAARQIVGKPLTLSEKILYTHLWEGNATSAHERGNSYVDFAPDRVAMQDATAQMALLQFMQAGKAKVAVPSTAHADHLIQARVGAESDLQEGINKNSEVFSFLSSVCDKYGIGFWKPGAGIIHQVVLENYAFPGGMMIGTDSHTVNAGGLGMVAIGVGGADAVDVMAGMAWELKMPKLIGVKLTGKMSGWTSAKDVILKVAGILTVKGGTGCIVEYFGEGAQSLSATGKGTICNMGAEIGATTSTFGYDDSMRRYLSSTGRQDVVDAADIIAEHLTGDAEVYANPEQYFDQVIEINLSELAPHLNGPFTPDLATPVSEFKAKAEANGWPIEVEWALIGSCTNSSYEDLSRAASIVEDAVAKGVKPKAILGINPGSEQVKFTAERDGFLDSFRKFENARIFTNACGPCIGQWDREGAEKGEKNSIIHSFNRNFAKRADGNPNTHAFVASPEMVAAIAISGRLDFNPITDTLTNESGEQIKLNEPQGFELPAKGFAVDDNGYQAPSEDGSSVVVKVSPTSDRLQLLEEFPAWDGKNIQGAKVLIKAFGKCTTDHISMAGPWLKYRGHLDNISNNMLIGAVNAYNMETNHVKNELTGEYGEVPAVQRAYKAAGIATIVVGDQNYGEGSSREHAAMEPRHLGVKAVLVKSFARIHETNLKKQGMLGLTFANEADYDKIQEDDTVNFLDLDQFAPEKQLSLEFVHADGTKDIIMANHTYNDQQIDWFKAGSALNLIKRQEN
- a CDS encoding LytTR family DNA-binding domain-containing protein — protein: MRKIKCIIVDDEPLAISLLENYVQKISFLELVFSSENPIDALEYIQNNESDLVFLDIQMPELTGINFMKIVGGKQKYILTTAYSEYALEGYEHNIVDYLLKPVSFERFYKSALKAQERFSFNEEKKDSYFFVKSSGQQHRINFDDILYIESIKDYVNIKTSQQEYIVLDTLKSLELQLSGLSFARVHKSFIINLSQIKSLGAKKAVLFSEQEIPIGEMYRENFLNKLK
- a CDS encoding histidine kinase, with protein sequence MKKKQFIYLHVFYWAFYIIKEILVPVIFFKRPSLAFDITFFITSFTCFYFNYFWVVPRFFDINKIFKSVIGYFISVVCFVLVRYFVEEVLLPKFFGFRNYAEGTSLAFYFYDNIYFSFMTIFVSTVFCLFKLFSQNESEKLLLITEKKNAELQALKTQINPHFIFNSLNNIYSLVYQNSDKALPAIEELSRLLRYSTKDLEKEFILLEKEIEYLESLIALESLRIKNPELLIVEKSIHYPKLSISPMLLVPFVENAFKHGDFRGKGFTLKISDDQEKLQFYLHNFKKEKKKDNVSGIGIGNVKKRLEILYPKKHELTIEENESEFTVHLNIDFSK